In the Candidatus Abyssobacteria bacterium SURF_5 genome, one interval contains:
- a CDS encoding serine/threonine protein kinase — protein MDIGQLAGATLGNYEIEKILGRGGMGMVYKARQVSLNRIVALKALYPELSRDASFVKRFRREALAVAQLDHKNIVQIYDIGEEDGIHFFSMEYVKGQSLKEILDGKGFLSPPAALKIMVQAASALAHAHKCNIIHRDIKPSNIMIDQVGRVKVMDFGLAKLVSDMSEITQTGALLGTPKYMSPEQCRGEELDARTDIYSLGVVFYEMLTGRMPFSAPDNMALMHKIIYEDPPDIKALNPEIPRQLCDIIARSMNKKKEKRYDSARAFLKAIRDFQSKYKEDTERLLQRERKQANRKTFFYAAGLLCLTTFLFFIGFVTLKRDSANPPTNETQAYHYDIQDYHPLSVGDQWVFRTSDGGILTQSVAGFDQICGKMAARMEHSDGLVVWAASDVAGWWQLKHQNPDGVATVFCTEEAVMDRKIAPGYHKSTRLQNAPVYDLKGVQIATMSGACSTVFDKVETITMANGVPLECMHLLVSLTQFVSVGGGMSDIYTFEVWMAKGIGPVRRIDNSGQVLNLESAVVDGKKYSFVERPASPDENASQRVGVSDPAGNLHGDASRRYLDILQAEAALREERYTLSIHTAEAFPEPGEMANRRIDIVFFADIDRDIRTGQSSLGYEYLISLNLDSNGWNVGWNKTSDRSRKDGIEISPKDFQMEVRGAQASISFPKHYLPADIFDWWAYCGTINAPDWPPLTENPGTAKSTFAAVTAK, from the coding sequence TTGGATATCGGTCAACTCGCCGGGGCAACCCTCGGCAACTACGAGATCGAGAAGATTCTCGGAAGGGGCGGGATGGGAATGGTCTACAAGGCCAGGCAGGTCTCGCTCAACCGCATAGTCGCCCTGAAGGCGCTGTATCCCGAACTCAGCCGCGACGCCTCTTTCGTCAAGCGATTTCGCCGGGAAGCTCTGGCCGTGGCACAGCTTGATCACAAAAACATCGTGCAGATATACGACATCGGCGAGGAAGACGGCATCCACTTCTTCAGCATGGAATATGTCAAGGGACAGTCGCTCAAGGAGATACTGGATGGGAAAGGTTTTTTGAGCCCGCCGGCGGCGTTAAAGATAATGGTGCAGGCCGCGTCGGCGCTGGCGCATGCTCACAAGTGCAACATCATTCACCGCGACATCAAGCCTTCCAACATCATGATCGACCAGGTGGGCAGAGTCAAGGTGATGGATTTTGGGCTCGCAAAACTTGTTTCGGATATGTCCGAGATCACGCAGACGGGAGCGCTTCTTGGCACTCCCAAGTACATGTCGCCGGAGCAATGCCGGGGCGAGGAGCTCGATGCGCGCACCGATATCTATTCGCTCGGAGTCGTTTTCTACGAGATGCTGACAGGCAGAATGCCCTTTTCGGCTCCGGACAATATGGCGCTCATGCACAAGATCATCTATGAAGACCCTCCCGATATCAAGGCTCTCAATCCTGAGATTCCGCGCCAGTTGTGCGATATTATCGCGCGGTCGATGAACAAGAAAAAGGAAAAGCGATACGATTCCGCCCGAGCGTTCTTGAAGGCCATTCGTGATTTTCAATCCAAGTACAAAGAAGACACGGAGAGACTCCTGCAAAGAGAGCGAAAGCAGGCAAACCGGAAAACATTTTTTTATGCGGCCGGTCTGCTCTGCCTGACAACATTCTTGTTTTTCATCGGGTTTGTCACGTTGAAACGCGACAGTGCTAATCCCCCGACAAACGAAACTCAAGCTTATCACTACGACATCCAGGATTACCACCCGCTGAGCGTGGGTGACCAGTGGGTGTTCAGGACTTCCGATGGCGGTATCCTCACCCAAAGTGTTGCAGGATTCGACCAGATATGCGGGAAGATGGCGGCAAGAATGGAACATTCCGACGGACTTGTCGTTTGGGCGGCTTCCGATGTGGCGGGCTGGTGGCAGCTGAAGCATCAGAATCCCGATGGTGTCGCCACTGTTTTCTGCACGGAGGAAGCCGTCATGGACAGAAAAATCGCTCCGGGCTATCACAAGAGCACCAGGCTCCAGAATGCGCCCGTTTACGACCTGAAAGGCGTACAGATCGCGACGATGTCGGGAGCTTGCAGCACGGTTTTCGATAAAGTTGAAACGATTACCATGGCGAACGGCGTCCCGCTTGAATGCATGCATTTGCTGGTTTCGCTCACTCAGTTTGTCAGTGTCGGCGGCGGGATGTCAGACATATATACCTTTGAAGTCTGGATGGCGAAAGGAATCGGTCCGGTGCGCAGGATCGACAACTCGGGGCAGGTTCTCAACCTGGAGAGCGCCGTGGTCGACGGAAAAAAGTACTCCTTCGTGGAACGACCGGCGAGCCCTGATGAAAACGCTTCCCAGCGTGTCGGCGTGTCCGATCCCGCAGGAAACCTGCACGGCGACGCTTCCCGGCGATATTTGGACATCCTCCAGGCCGAGGCGGCATTACGTGAGGAACGTTACACCTTATCGATTCATACGGCAGAGGCTTTTCCGGAACCCGGCGAAATGGCTAACAGACGGATTGACATCGTCTTCTTCGCCGATATTGACCGCGACATAAGAACCGGCCAATCGAGCCTCGGCTACGAATATCTCATCTCTCTCAACCTTGACAGCAACGGTTGGAACGTCGGTTGGAACAAGACGTCGGATAGATCGCGCAAAGATGGAATAGAAATATCGCCAAAAGATTTTCAGATGGAAGTGCGAGGGGCGCAAGCGTCGATCTCATTCCCCAAGCATTATCTTCCGGCGGATATATTCGACTGGTGGGCGTACTGTGGAACGATCAACGCGCCTGACTGGCCTCCCCTAACCGAGAATCCGGGGACGGCCAAAAGCACGTTTGCCGCCGTAACGGCAAAATGA
- a CDS encoding FHA domain-containing protein, with protein sequence MLIQLLFVGMEIDNLLWYNVFRFTLELLAAGLIMARLTAIRGPHKGAFYDLEHPETVIGRLRTCSICLHDAAVGRQHAKIILRGENASVVDLKSKAGIYVNGRKVVSAKLADGDVIRIGNSTFSFSTDRSGPRTTEEMVVLASLKAEETDRARLALSRQAASEKGELAFLYEVADSLLPETQSERLLQTILDLLSRRFQPAGAHIFLVNSNTKELELHASRSDSEVPPISRTMVGQSYDNRESLLVQNAHADPRFSDAQSVRLYQIRSAVCVPLGRLGVINLCHTSTRRSFTHTDLTSLSIIAALASPALEKALHLETVEQKVQELTSIVKGQYNIVGKSAAIRNVFELIGRAAKTNSTVLILGESGTGKELVARALHFNSERSGRPFVAVNCASLAESLVESELFGHEKGAFTGAVEARPGKFEQADGGTLFLDEIGELRPAVQAKLLRVLEDGVVQRIGSVKDRKVNVRLLAASNRDLRADAARGIFRQDLLYRLEVIQIPIPPLRRRVEDIPMLIEHFIEMFRNKSNRWVRGVSDEALHSMKSYSWPGNVRELKNVIERCMVLGRHDRIEKEDVLQFGLSEFVAPHAQPTRTLSEIEREHIMNVLRQCGGRKGEAAKLLGIDRKTLFRKLESFGSEQNI encoded by the coding sequence TTGTTGATTCAACTCCTCTTCGTTGGAATGGAAATTGACAACTTGCTTTGGTATAATGTCTTTCGGTTTACCTTAGAGTTATTGGCGGCGGGACTGATAATGGCGCGGTTGACCGCAATACGAGGCCCTCACAAGGGCGCGTTCTATGACTTGGAACACCCCGAAACGGTAATCGGCCGTTTGCGCACCTGCAGCATCTGTCTGCACGACGCCGCAGTTGGAAGACAGCACGCCAAAATCATCCTGCGCGGCGAAAACGCCTCCGTTGTCGACCTGAAAAGCAAGGCGGGAATATACGTTAACGGGAGAAAAGTTGTCTCCGCCAAGCTTGCCGACGGCGACGTGATCCGCATAGGGAATTCAACATTCTCCTTCTCCACCGACCGAAGCGGGCCGCGAACCACAGAAGAGATGGTGGTGCTTGCGAGCCTCAAAGCCGAGGAGACTGATAGGGCCCGGCTGGCGCTCTCCCGGCAAGCGGCCTCGGAAAAAGGTGAACTGGCTTTCTTGTATGAGGTCGCCGACTCTCTCCTGCCCGAGACGCAGAGCGAGCGTCTGTTGCAAACGATACTCGATCTGCTGTCACGCCGATTTCAACCGGCGGGCGCTCATATCTTCCTTGTGAATTCGAACACCAAAGAACTGGAACTGCATGCTTCCCGGTCCGACTCCGAAGTGCCGCCGATCAGCAGGACAATGGTCGGACAATCGTACGATAATCGGGAAAGCCTGCTGGTTCAGAACGCCCACGCAGACCCGCGTTTTTCCGACGCGCAAAGTGTCCGCCTGTATCAGATTCGTTCAGCAGTCTGTGTGCCGCTGGGCCGGCTCGGCGTCATCAACCTCTGCCACACTTCCACGCGCCGCTCATTCACTCATACCGACTTGACATCGCTGTCCATCATTGCGGCTCTCGCCTCGCCTGCTCTCGAAAAAGCCCTGCATCTCGAGACGGTCGAACAGAAAGTGCAGGAACTAACAAGCATCGTGAAAGGCCAGTACAATATCGTCGGGAAAAGCGCCGCCATCAGAAACGTCTTTGAGCTTATCGGGCGCGCCGCGAAAACCAACTCGACCGTCCTGATCCTGGGCGAGAGCGGAACCGGGAAGGAATTGGTTGCGCGCGCCTTGCACTTCAACAGCGAGCGAAGCGGGAGACCGTTTGTGGCGGTCAATTGCGCCTCGCTGGCGGAAAGCCTGGTCGAAAGCGAATTGTTCGGCCATGAAAAAGGCGCTTTTACCGGGGCGGTCGAAGCCCGGCCGGGGAAATTCGAGCAGGCCGACGGCGGCACCCTGTTCCTTGACGAAATCGGCGAGTTGAGGCCGGCGGTGCAGGCGAAACTCCTGCGGGTGCTCGAGGACGGCGTCGTGCAGCGGATCGGCAGCGTGAAAGACCGCAAGGTTAATGTGCGTCTGCTCGCTGCCAGCAACCGCGACTTGCGGGCGGACGCCGCCAGGGGTATCTTCCGGCAGGACCTGCTCTACAGGCTCGAAGTCATCCAGATACCGATTCCGCCTCTCCGGCGCCGCGTTGAAGACATACCGATGCTCATCGAACATTTCATCGAAATGTTTCGCAACAAATCGAACCGCTGGGTACGGGGCGTCTCTGATGAGGCGCTGCATTCGATGAAGTCGTATTCGTGGCCGGGCAACGTGCGCGAATTGAAGAACGTTATTGAAAGGTGCATGGTCCTCGGAAGGCACGACCGAATCGAAAAGGAGGACGTGCTCCAATTCGGACTAAGCGAATTTGTCGCCCCTCACGCTCAACCAACCAGAACACTCAGTGAAATCGAGAGGGAGCACATCATGAACGTGCTCCGACAGTGCGGCGGCCGTAAAGGAGAGGCTGCGAAACTCCTGGGCATCGACCGCAAGACGCTCTTCCGCAAACTCGAATCATTCGGGTCGGAGCAGAATATCTGA